The following coding sequences are from one Motacilla alba alba isolate MOTALB_02 chromosome 4, Motacilla_alba_V1.0_pri, whole genome shotgun sequence window:
- the LZTS3 gene encoding leucine zipper putative tumor suppressor 3 isoform X1, producing MATLETLPVLSDPAYPSPENFHGFAPRYSQTIPRSAMGSVGSGVANDQEFAMKSVGTRTQSGGRQTEGPRNGYSTREISHRYSGEEKTYKSEKVSNSLYINGDARKSEKVKMDICGNVTANNEKNLPPPPQYREPGNPPKILPISGKLDQSNEPLVRPSAFKPVVPKNFHSMQNLCPPQSNGMAENRKSLNHANSNSPSAPKGGLDKSSLNRTTNQGGGLSDSGRNSLTSLPTYGTGYSQHVGPMSASTSHINRIGTTYVEKNIVGYNGISTSDSGRSSSKSTSSFNRLNHLNETMPFHSPSTDDIIQDLEDRLWEKEQEVLQMRRNLDKSEAAIFQVFEEKQKIWEREMEDLRQNYANKLQQVSKKAQRAQQALQLQIFKLQQEKKKLQDDMGQLLQQREELEKKFVAFKKEQAEFLPKIEETKWEVCQKAGEISLLKQQLKDSQADVSQKLNEIVGLRSQLKEGKNFLREKEEQILTLKDSYSSKSVNLEICEGELQRKMSEVQVLREKLNHCEQEVSGLKRTLASMGPAGSFGGDLGEKLRDPLACESDEAKMQRQSEDSVNTLRREVERLQTELKLERQQREQQVMDFEEERRTWQEEKEKVIKYQKQLQLNYVEMYQKNQLLEHKVNEMNTKATSPPHTEEKKTWTPSRLERIESTEI from the exons ATGGCCACGCTAGAGACGCTGCCCGTCCTCAGTGACCCGGCCTACCCCAGCCCGGAGAACTTCCACGGCTTCGCCCCCCGGTATTCCCAGACCATCCCCAGGAGCGCCATGGGGAGCGTGGGCAGCGGAGTGGCCAACGACCAGGAGTTCGCCATGAAGAGCGTGGGCACGCGGACGCAGAGCGGCGGCCGGCAGACGGAGGGGCCCCGCAACGGCTACTCCACACGGGAGATCTCCCACCGCTACTCCGGCGAGGAGAAGACCTACAAGTCGGAGAAAGTCTCCAACTCCCTCTACATCAACGGCGACGCGCGCAAGAGCGAGAAGGTGAAGATGGACATCTGCGGAAACGTGACCGCCAACAACGAGAAGAacctgccgccgccgccccagTACCGAGAGCCCGGTAACCCACCAAAGATTTTGCCGATCTCCGGCAAACTAGACCAG agCAATGAGCCCTTAGTTAGACCCTCAGCCTTTAAACCAGTAGTTCCTAAAAACTTCCATTCCATGCAGAACCTCTGCCCGCCGCAGAGCAACGGGATGGCAGAGAACAGAAAGAGCTTGAACCATGCCAACAGCAATAGCCCGTCCGCGCCCAAGGGTGGACTCGACAAGAGCAGCCTTAACAGGACTACAAACCAAGGCGGGGGGCTCTCGGATTCGGGCCGAAACTCGCTGACGAGCCTGCCCACCTACGGGACGGGCTACAGCCAGCACGTGGGCCCCATGAGCGCCTCCACGAGCCACATCAACCGCATCGGGACCACCTATGTGGAGAAGAACATCGTGGGATACAACGGGATATCTACCTCAGACAGCGGGCGGTCCTCGAGCAAGAGCACCTCGTCCTTCAACAGACTGAACCATCTCAACGAAACGATGCCCTTCCACTCACCCTCGACCGACGACATCATCCAGGACCTGGAGGACAGGCtgtgggagaaggagcaggaggtgctccagatGAGGAGGAACTTGGACAAGAGCGAGGCAGCCATCTTCCAGGTGTTCGAGGAGAAGCAGAAGATCTGGGAGAGGGAAATGGAGGACTTGAGGCAGAACTATGCCAACAAGTTGCAGCAGGTCTCCAAAAAGGCGCAGCGGGCtcagcaggctctgcagctccaaatCTTCAAGctccagcaggagaaaaaaaaactccaggATGACATGGGACAACTCCTCCAGCAAcgagaggagctggagaagaaatTTGTGGCTTTCAAGAAGGAGCAGGCTGAGTTTCTCCCGAAGATTGAAGAGACCAAGTGGGAG GTGTGCCAGAAGGCAGGTGAGatctccctgctcaagcagcagctgaaggactCCCAAGCCGACGTCTCCCAGAAGCTCAACGAGATCGTGGGACTGCGGTCACAGCTCAAGGAAGGTAAGAACTTCCTACGGGAGAAAGAGGAGCAGATCCTCACCCTGAAGGACTCCTACAGCTCCAAGAGCGTCAACCTGGAGATCTGCGAGGGCgagctgcagaggaagatgAGCGAGGTCCAGGTGCTGAGGGAAAAACTGAACCACTGTGAGCAGGAGGTCTCCGGCCTGAAGCGGACACTTGCCAGCATGGGACCTGCGGGGTCTTTTGGCGGGGACCTCGGGGAGAAGCTGCGGGACCCGCTGGCCTGCGAGAGCGACGAGGCCAAGATGCAGCGGCAGAGCGAGGACAGCGTGAACACGCTGCGGAGGGAGGTGGAGCGGCTGCAGACGGAGCTGAAGCTGGAGCGGCAGCAGCGCGAGCAGCAGGTGATGGACTTCGAGGAGGAGCGGCGCACgtggcaggaggagaaggagaaagtcATCAAGtaccagaagcagctgcagctgaactACGTGGAGATGTACCAGAAGaaccagctcctggagcacaagGTCAATGAGATGAACACAAAGGCCACCAGCCCCCCGCACACCGAGGAGAAGAAGACGTGGACTCCCTCCAGACTCGAGAGGATAGAGTCCACCGAGATCTGA
- the LZTS3 gene encoding leucine zipper putative tumor suppressor 3 isoform X2, whose translation MATLETLPVLSDPAYPSPENFHGFAPRYSQTIPRSAMGSVGSGVANDQEFAMKSVGTRTQSGGRQTEGPRNGYSTREISHRYSGEEKTYKSEKVSNSLYINGDARKSEKVKMDICGNVTANNEKNLPPPPQYREPGNPPKILPISGKLDQNLCPPQSNGMAENRKSLNHANSNSPSAPKGGLDKSSLNRTTNQGGGLSDSGRNSLTSLPTYGTGYSQHVGPMSASTSHINRIGTTYVEKNIVGYNGISTSDSGRSSSKSTSSFNRLNHLNETMPFHSPSTDDIIQDLEDRLWEKEQEVLQMRRNLDKSEAAIFQVFEEKQKIWEREMEDLRQNYANKLQQVSKKAQRAQQALQLQIFKLQQEKKKLQDDMGQLLQQREELEKKFVAFKKEQAEFLPKIEETKWEVCQKAGEISLLKQQLKDSQADVSQKLNEIVGLRSQLKEGKNFLREKEEQILTLKDSYSSKSVNLEICEGELQRKMSEVQVLREKLNHCEQEVSGLKRTLASMGPAGSFGGDLGEKLRDPLACESDEAKMQRQSEDSVNTLRREVERLQTELKLERQQREQQVMDFEEERRTWQEEKEKVIKYQKQLQLNYVEMYQKNQLLEHKVNEMNTKATSPPHTEEKKTWTPSRLERIESTEI comes from the exons ATGGCCACGCTAGAGACGCTGCCCGTCCTCAGTGACCCGGCCTACCCCAGCCCGGAGAACTTCCACGGCTTCGCCCCCCGGTATTCCCAGACCATCCCCAGGAGCGCCATGGGGAGCGTGGGCAGCGGAGTGGCCAACGACCAGGAGTTCGCCATGAAGAGCGTGGGCACGCGGACGCAGAGCGGCGGCCGGCAGACGGAGGGGCCCCGCAACGGCTACTCCACACGGGAGATCTCCCACCGCTACTCCGGCGAGGAGAAGACCTACAAGTCGGAGAAAGTCTCCAACTCCCTCTACATCAACGGCGACGCGCGCAAGAGCGAGAAGGTGAAGATGGACATCTGCGGAAACGTGACCGCCAACAACGAGAAGAacctgccgccgccgccccagTACCGAGAGCCCGGTAACCCACCAAAGATTTTGCCGATCTCCGGCAAACTAGACCAG AACCTCTGCCCGCCGCAGAGCAACGGGATGGCAGAGAACAGAAAGAGCTTGAACCATGCCAACAGCAATAGCCCGTCCGCGCCCAAGGGTGGACTCGACAAGAGCAGCCTTAACAGGACTACAAACCAAGGCGGGGGGCTCTCGGATTCGGGCCGAAACTCGCTGACGAGCCTGCCCACCTACGGGACGGGCTACAGCCAGCACGTGGGCCCCATGAGCGCCTCCACGAGCCACATCAACCGCATCGGGACCACCTATGTGGAGAAGAACATCGTGGGATACAACGGGATATCTACCTCAGACAGCGGGCGGTCCTCGAGCAAGAGCACCTCGTCCTTCAACAGACTGAACCATCTCAACGAAACGATGCCCTTCCACTCACCCTCGACCGACGACATCATCCAGGACCTGGAGGACAGGCtgtgggagaaggagcaggaggtgctccagatGAGGAGGAACTTGGACAAGAGCGAGGCAGCCATCTTCCAGGTGTTCGAGGAGAAGCAGAAGATCTGGGAGAGGGAAATGGAGGACTTGAGGCAGAACTATGCCAACAAGTTGCAGCAGGTCTCCAAAAAGGCGCAGCGGGCtcagcaggctctgcagctccaaatCTTCAAGctccagcaggagaaaaaaaaactccaggATGACATGGGACAACTCCTCCAGCAAcgagaggagctggagaagaaatTTGTGGCTTTCAAGAAGGAGCAGGCTGAGTTTCTCCCGAAGATTGAAGAGACCAAGTGGGAG GTGTGCCAGAAGGCAGGTGAGatctccctgctcaagcagcagctgaaggactCCCAAGCCGACGTCTCCCAGAAGCTCAACGAGATCGTGGGACTGCGGTCACAGCTCAAGGAAGGTAAGAACTTCCTACGGGAGAAAGAGGAGCAGATCCTCACCCTGAAGGACTCCTACAGCTCCAAGAGCGTCAACCTGGAGATCTGCGAGGGCgagctgcagaggaagatgAGCGAGGTCCAGGTGCTGAGGGAAAAACTGAACCACTGTGAGCAGGAGGTCTCCGGCCTGAAGCGGACACTTGCCAGCATGGGACCTGCGGGGTCTTTTGGCGGGGACCTCGGGGAGAAGCTGCGGGACCCGCTGGCCTGCGAGAGCGACGAGGCCAAGATGCAGCGGCAGAGCGAGGACAGCGTGAACACGCTGCGGAGGGAGGTGGAGCGGCTGCAGACGGAGCTGAAGCTGGAGCGGCAGCAGCGCGAGCAGCAGGTGATGGACTTCGAGGAGGAGCGGCGCACgtggcaggaggagaaggagaaagtcATCAAGtaccagaagcagctgcagctgaactACGTGGAGATGTACCAGAAGaaccagctcctggagcacaagGTCAATGAGATGAACACAAAGGCCACCAGCCCCCCGCACACCGAGGAGAAGAAGACGTGGACTCCCTCCAGACTCGAGAGGATAGAGTCCACCGAGATCTGA
- the FASTKD5 gene encoding FAST kinase domain-containing protein 5, mitochondrial isoform X1, which translates to MAATPSPVPGCSSPIQPGLGHCQGSRGSRRSRRSGRSRRLRGSPGAAMAALSRDSAPSRDRVSRGRGERGARAAGATRRPRARACREPEVASPPRDRKRREEAKGAGGGGGGAGAAPYLEAVLSPTKLRPMATVLMCRRLPRLSRVTAISTTATSEAEHGSSKSKKEKRDKPGAAKTGTPAGATIQLLKPQDYRVLYNPAAYAKGRAGSQQHGDRDGSQALGDTFASPGTAQAPQTFPTASSQALPPVRNALPKAKTGTLLEQTVLATLYKEEAEKEKRELHDSKEDPRAFQKGRPEYRALACDSAEPAQTLPAEEGDWILQSVAGCEGSPGVLGDYFLKLSRLPAERRAALVSDPRFSALCHRAVTAIRLFSTPDLIQVLKSCVPLAVPASHPLLNACEAEFCRRAWDMGLEQLLLVADCWRCLERSVPSYLGILFSYTNLHWKDLTLPQFVQLLYIIGEGRRSPADLAQKVESTILKHLDAFTLEELGAICLGLFKSVSGISERVMRRIADRVSLQMEDMSTYALVNVLKMLRYTRMDHLPLMRELGRVIPARIPATNIQGIMHIALTYSSLHFFDEDVLAAVATSLPSKVSYCRSKDAAKFLWSFGCLDYEPPNEEEFYSSLIKQLHAKLHEFSKFPEHLLTALLGLAFVKRFPEELIDFALREEFVQKTRGSKYELNKDLFTLGKSVEIECPTYQGSHLTPQLCQEFTEMVSSFAEREIYVRPEIVEATSLLESMLGGPEYVKNHMILPHTRSSDVEVRLATDGHPVPFNFKDPVAAKKLRDVGVSLTDDLMSQLIQGRAQNQSPAEVGNEARIPRQEREDATSTPCLGGALPAGAEPKPGLWQPGEVRLALQVSNRNHFCYGSRRLLGLHCLKRRQLRLLGYVVVEIPFWEWFPLLKRTRSEKLSYLHYKVFCPALLPRAA; encoded by the exons ATGGCAGcgacaccttcccctgtcccaggctgctccagccccatccagcctggccttgggcactgccagggctccaggggcagccgcaGGTCCCGGCGCTCGGGGCGGTCACGGCGCCtcaggggcagccccggggccgccATGGCGGCGCTGTCACGTGACTCGGCGCCGTCACGTGATCGCGTGTCACGTGGCCGTGGGGAAAGGGGGGCACGCGCCGCTGGCGCCACCCGCCGGCCGCGCGCGCGCGCCTGCCGGGAGCCGGAAGTGGCGTCACCGCCGCGCGACCGGAAGCGGCGGGAGGAGGCGaagggggcaggaggaggaggcggcggcgccggaGCGGCCCCG TACCTGGAAGCAGTTCTGAGCCCCACTAAGTTGAGACCCATGGCTACGGTGCTAATGTGCCGAAGActgcccaggctgagcagggtgACAGCGATTTCCACCACAGCCACGAGCGAGGCCGAGCACGGCAGCAGcaaaagcaagaaggaaaagagagataAACCAGGAGCAGCCAAGACTGGGACTCCAGCAGGGGCTACAATCCAGCTGCTGAAGCCACAGGACTACCGAGTGCTGTACAATCCAGCTGCCTATGccaaaggcagggctggctcccagcagcacggGGATAGGGACGGCAGCCAGGCCCTCGGTGACACGTTcgccagccctggcactgcacaggctcCACAGACGTTCCCCACTGCCTCTTCCCAAGCTTTGCCACCTGTCAGGAACGCCCTGCCCAAGGCCAAGACCGGCACGCTCCTGGAGCAGACCGTCCTGGCCACGCTGTAcaaggaggaagcagagaaggagaaacGGGAATTGCACGACTCCAAGGAGGACCCGCGCGCGTTCCAGAAGGGCAGGCCTGAGTACAGAGCTCTGGCCTGTGACAGTGCTGAGCCAGCACAGACCCTCCCTGCAGAGGAGGGGGACTGGATTTTACAGAGTGTGGCCGGCTGTGAGGGCAGCCCGGGGGTTCTCGGGGATTATTTCCTCAAGCTGAGCCGTTTGCCAGCGGAGCGCCGCGCGGCACTGGTGTCGGATCCCAGGTTCAGCGCCCTGTGTCACCGAGCTGTCACGGCCATCAGGCTGTTCAGCACCCCAGATCTCATCCAGGTTTTAAAGTCCTGTGTCCCTTTGGCCGTGCCAGCCTCCCACCCCCTGCTCAACGCGTGCGAGGCCGAGTTCTGCCGGCGGGCGTGGGACatgggcctggagcagctgctgctggtggcgGACTGCTGGCGCTGCCTGGAGCGCAGCGTGCCCTCCTACCTGGGCATTCTGTTCAGCTACACCAACCTGCACTGGAAGGACCTCACCTTGCCCCAGTTTGTGCAGCTCCTTTACATCATCGGCGAAGGCCGGAGGTCGCCCGCGGACTTGGCGCAGAAGGTGGAGAGCACGATCCTGAAGCACTTGGACGCCTTCACCTTGGAGGAGCTGGGTGCCATCTGCTTGGGGCTCTTCAAGTCCGTCAGTGGCATTTCTGAGCGCGTCATGAGGAGGATTGCGGACAGGGTGTCCCTGCAGATGGAGGACATGAGCACCTACGCCTTGGTGAACGTGCTCAAGATGCTCCGCTACACCCGCATGGACCACCTGCCCCTcatgagggagctgggcagggtgaTCCCTGCTCGGATTCCTGCAACGAACATCCAGGGCATCATGCACATCGCTCTTACCTATTCATCCCTGCACTTCTTTGACGAGGATGTTTTGGCTGCTGTAGCCACCTCGTTGCCTTCCAAGGTGTCCTACTGCCGGAGCAAGGACGCTGCCAAATTCCTGTGGTCGTTTGGGTGCCTGGACTATGAACCTCCCAACGAGGAGGAGTTTTACTCCAGCCTGATCAAGCAATTGCATGCAAAACTCCACGAGTTTAGCAAGTTTCCAGAGCATCTCCTTACTGCTCTGCTTGGCCTGGCTTTTGTCAAACgcttcccagaggagctgatAGACTTTGCTTTGAGGGAGGAGTTTGTCCAGAAAACCAGAGGTAGCAAATATGAGCTCAACAAGGACCTGTTCACCCTCGGTAAGAGCGTTGAAATCGAGTGCCCGACCTACCAAGGCAGCCACCTGACACCTCAGCTTTGTCAGGAGTTCACTGAGATGGTCTCAAGCTTTGCAGAGAGGGAAATCTACGTCAGGCCTGAAATTGTGGAAGCCACATCCCTCCTGGAGAGCATGTTGGGAGGCCCTGAGTACGTGAAGAACCACATGATCCTGCCCCACACCAGGTCCAGCGACGTGGAGGTGCGTTTGGCCACGGACGGACATCCCGTCCCTTTCAACTTCAAGGATCCTGTGGCAGCCAAGAAGCTGAGAGACGTGGGAGTCAGTCTGACAGATGATTTAATGTCTCAGCTCATACAGGGCAGAGCTCAGAACCAGAGTCCCGCAGAAGTGGGAAACGAAGCCAGGATTCCCAGACAGGAGAGAGAGGACGCAACAAGCACACCGTGCTTGGGTGGAGCCCttcctgcaggtgctgagcctaaaccagggctgtggcagcctggGGAAGTGAGGCTGGCACTGCAGGTGTCCAACAGGAACCACTTCTGCTACGGCTCCAGgcggctgctggggctgcactgcCTGAAGCGGCGGCAGCTGCGGCTGCTGGGCTATGTGGTGGTGGAGATTCCCTTCTGGGAATGGTTCCCTCTGCTCAAGCGCACGCGCTCCGAGAAGCTCAGCTACCTGCACtacaaagtgttctgcccagcactgctccccagggctgcctaG
- the FASTKD5 gene encoding FAST kinase domain-containing protein 5, mitochondrial isoform X2 yields MATVLMCRRLPRLSRVTAISTTATSEAEHGSSKSKKEKRDKPGAAKTGTPAGATIQLLKPQDYRVLYNPAAYAKGRAGSQQHGDRDGSQALGDTFASPGTAQAPQTFPTASSQALPPVRNALPKAKTGTLLEQTVLATLYKEEAEKEKRELHDSKEDPRAFQKGRPEYRALACDSAEPAQTLPAEEGDWILQSVAGCEGSPGVLGDYFLKLSRLPAERRAALVSDPRFSALCHRAVTAIRLFSTPDLIQVLKSCVPLAVPASHPLLNACEAEFCRRAWDMGLEQLLLVADCWRCLERSVPSYLGILFSYTNLHWKDLTLPQFVQLLYIIGEGRRSPADLAQKVESTILKHLDAFTLEELGAICLGLFKSVSGISERVMRRIADRVSLQMEDMSTYALVNVLKMLRYTRMDHLPLMRELGRVIPARIPATNIQGIMHIALTYSSLHFFDEDVLAAVATSLPSKVSYCRSKDAAKFLWSFGCLDYEPPNEEEFYSSLIKQLHAKLHEFSKFPEHLLTALLGLAFVKRFPEELIDFALREEFVQKTRGSKYELNKDLFTLGKSVEIECPTYQGSHLTPQLCQEFTEMVSSFAEREIYVRPEIVEATSLLESMLGGPEYVKNHMILPHTRSSDVEVRLATDGHPVPFNFKDPVAAKKLRDVGVSLTDDLMSQLIQGRAQNQSPAEVGNEARIPRQEREDATSTPCLGGALPAGAEPKPGLWQPGEVRLALQVSNRNHFCYGSRRLLGLHCLKRRQLRLLGYVVVEIPFWEWFPLLKRTRSEKLSYLHYKVFCPALLPRAA; encoded by the coding sequence ATGGCTACGGTGCTAATGTGCCGAAGActgcccaggctgagcagggtgACAGCGATTTCCACCACAGCCACGAGCGAGGCCGAGCACGGCAGCAGcaaaagcaagaaggaaaagagagataAACCAGGAGCAGCCAAGACTGGGACTCCAGCAGGGGCTACAATCCAGCTGCTGAAGCCACAGGACTACCGAGTGCTGTACAATCCAGCTGCCTATGccaaaggcagggctggctcccagcagcacggGGATAGGGACGGCAGCCAGGCCCTCGGTGACACGTTcgccagccctggcactgcacaggctcCACAGACGTTCCCCACTGCCTCTTCCCAAGCTTTGCCACCTGTCAGGAACGCCCTGCCCAAGGCCAAGACCGGCACGCTCCTGGAGCAGACCGTCCTGGCCACGCTGTAcaaggaggaagcagagaaggagaaacGGGAATTGCACGACTCCAAGGAGGACCCGCGCGCGTTCCAGAAGGGCAGGCCTGAGTACAGAGCTCTGGCCTGTGACAGTGCTGAGCCAGCACAGACCCTCCCTGCAGAGGAGGGGGACTGGATTTTACAGAGTGTGGCCGGCTGTGAGGGCAGCCCGGGGGTTCTCGGGGATTATTTCCTCAAGCTGAGCCGTTTGCCAGCGGAGCGCCGCGCGGCACTGGTGTCGGATCCCAGGTTCAGCGCCCTGTGTCACCGAGCTGTCACGGCCATCAGGCTGTTCAGCACCCCAGATCTCATCCAGGTTTTAAAGTCCTGTGTCCCTTTGGCCGTGCCAGCCTCCCACCCCCTGCTCAACGCGTGCGAGGCCGAGTTCTGCCGGCGGGCGTGGGACatgggcctggagcagctgctgctggtggcgGACTGCTGGCGCTGCCTGGAGCGCAGCGTGCCCTCCTACCTGGGCATTCTGTTCAGCTACACCAACCTGCACTGGAAGGACCTCACCTTGCCCCAGTTTGTGCAGCTCCTTTACATCATCGGCGAAGGCCGGAGGTCGCCCGCGGACTTGGCGCAGAAGGTGGAGAGCACGATCCTGAAGCACTTGGACGCCTTCACCTTGGAGGAGCTGGGTGCCATCTGCTTGGGGCTCTTCAAGTCCGTCAGTGGCATTTCTGAGCGCGTCATGAGGAGGATTGCGGACAGGGTGTCCCTGCAGATGGAGGACATGAGCACCTACGCCTTGGTGAACGTGCTCAAGATGCTCCGCTACACCCGCATGGACCACCTGCCCCTcatgagggagctgggcagggtgaTCCCTGCTCGGATTCCTGCAACGAACATCCAGGGCATCATGCACATCGCTCTTACCTATTCATCCCTGCACTTCTTTGACGAGGATGTTTTGGCTGCTGTAGCCACCTCGTTGCCTTCCAAGGTGTCCTACTGCCGGAGCAAGGACGCTGCCAAATTCCTGTGGTCGTTTGGGTGCCTGGACTATGAACCTCCCAACGAGGAGGAGTTTTACTCCAGCCTGATCAAGCAATTGCATGCAAAACTCCACGAGTTTAGCAAGTTTCCAGAGCATCTCCTTACTGCTCTGCTTGGCCTGGCTTTTGTCAAACgcttcccagaggagctgatAGACTTTGCTTTGAGGGAGGAGTTTGTCCAGAAAACCAGAGGTAGCAAATATGAGCTCAACAAGGACCTGTTCACCCTCGGTAAGAGCGTTGAAATCGAGTGCCCGACCTACCAAGGCAGCCACCTGACACCTCAGCTTTGTCAGGAGTTCACTGAGATGGTCTCAAGCTTTGCAGAGAGGGAAATCTACGTCAGGCCTGAAATTGTGGAAGCCACATCCCTCCTGGAGAGCATGTTGGGAGGCCCTGAGTACGTGAAGAACCACATGATCCTGCCCCACACCAGGTCCAGCGACGTGGAGGTGCGTTTGGCCACGGACGGACATCCCGTCCCTTTCAACTTCAAGGATCCTGTGGCAGCCAAGAAGCTGAGAGACGTGGGAGTCAGTCTGACAGATGATTTAATGTCTCAGCTCATACAGGGCAGAGCTCAGAACCAGAGTCCCGCAGAAGTGGGAAACGAAGCCAGGATTCCCAGACAGGAGAGAGAGGACGCAACAAGCACACCGTGCTTGGGTGGAGCCCttcctgcaggtgctgagcctaaaccagggctgtggcagcctggGGAAGTGAGGCTGGCACTGCAGGTGTCCAACAGGAACCACTTCTGCTACGGCTCCAGgcggctgctggggctgcactgcCTGAAGCGGCGGCAGCTGCGGCTGCTGGGCTATGTGGTGGTGGAGATTCCCTTCTGGGAATGGTTCCCTCTGCTCAAGCGCACGCGCTCCGAGAAGCTCAGCTACCTGCACtacaaagtgttctgcccagcactgctccccagggctgcctaG
- the UBOX5 gene encoding RING finger protein 37 encodes MVINVCLPQFKPRIHCNKISADGYEVENLISEDLARRNRGFRSEYFIKPPVHVTISFPFNIEICRINVDISSGGYQTFSGLEVYTSTSCNKTSWQSPEGQCSGLAGQPVSDKDTFTLVGKAVLKNQSKVTFGHRGFKPRPPFHQMENVFSYPGSVSQDLWNKGPASLSNVSHLKICITHVAGGGLPSIKRLEVWGQPAKSCPQEVIEGVFQVASQFLAQDVGGLKPELWTPMESDCVPFGANEQQTLHKLVDVVHDIPEEFLDPITLEIMTLPMLLPSGKVIDQSTLEKCNRSEASWGRVPSDPFTGVAFSQHSQPLPHPTLKARIDHFLLQHSIPGTNLLGRAHASESLVPSSITMSSLKRKMDSMDQGSLQPPYFSATNLLVTSTSENSAKKMKTDSDSHLIQMDCSTELVSHEQKLSESLDTALTSALSSMPSFTAKLMKSQQQAPGEGGCSTSWSPGTALEHGRSGQTQGCASCGKSFSCYFKAEPVYQLPCGHLLCRPCLAERQKAPASPVPCGSCKRAAATQDIRRVHF; translated from the exons ATGGTAATAAACGTCTGTCTCCCACAGTTCAAGCCAAGAATTCACTGCAACAAG ATCTCAGCCGATGGCTACGAGGTGGAGAACCTGATCTCCGAGGACCTGGCCAGGAGGAACCGTGGCTTCCGCAGCGAGTACTTCATCAAACCGCCGGTGCACGTCACCATCTCCTTCCCCTTCAACATCGAGATCTGCAGGATCAACGTGGACATCTCCTCCGGGGGCTACCAGACCTTCTCTGGCTTGGAAGTTTACACCTCTACCTCATGCAACAAAACCTCTTGGCAGAGCCCCGAGGGGCAGTGCTCGGGTCTGGCCGGGCAGCCCGTGTCAGACAAGGACACCTTCACCCTGGTGGGCAAAGCTgtcttaaaaaatcagagcaaagtGACTTTTGGCCACAGAGGCTTCAAGCCGAGGCCTCCCTTCCATCAGATGGAAAATGTCTTCTCCTACCCCGGCTCCGTGTCCCAAGACCTCTGGAACAAAGGGCCGGCCTCGCTCAGCAACGTGTCCCACCTAAAAATCTGCATCACCCACGTGGCCGGGGGGGGCCTGCCCAGCATCAAGAGGCTGGAGGTGTGGGGACAACCGGCCAAGTCCTGCCCACAGGAGGTGATCGAGGGCGTCTTCCAGGTGGCCTCCCAGTTCCTGGCCCAGGACGTCGGCGGCCTCAAGCCGGAGCTCTGGACGCCCATGGAGAGCGACTGCGTGCCCTTCGGTGCCAACGAGCAGCAGACCCTGCACAAGCTGGTGGACGTTGTCCACGACATCCCTGAAGAATTCCTGGACCCCATCACTCTGGAGATCATGACTTTACCCATGCTCCTGCCCTCTGGGAAGGTGATTGACCAGAGCACCCTGGAGAAGTGCAACCGGAGCGAGGCGTCCTGGGGCCGCGTCCCCAGCGATCCCTTCACGGGCGTGGCCTTCagccagcactcccagcccctACCTCACCCCACCCTCAAGGCCAGGATAGACcacttcctgctgcagcacagcatccctggcacCAACCTGCTGGGGAGGGCTCATGCCTCGGAGAGCCTGGTGCCCTCCTCCATCACCATGTCctctctgaaaaggaaaatggactCCATGGATCAGGGCTCCCTGCAGCCGCCCTATTTTTCTGCTACAAACTTACTTGTCACTTCTACCTCAGAGAACAGtgctaaaaaaatgaaaactgacagTGACTCCCACTTGATCCAGATGGACTGTTCCACAG agctggtgtCCCACGAGCAGAAGCTGTCGGAGAGCTTGGACACTGCCCTGacctctgctctcagctccatGCCCTCCTTCACGGCCAAGCTGATgaagagccagcagcaggctccGGGAGAGGGGGGCTGCAGCACTTCCTGGAGCCCGGGCACAGCCCTTG AGCACGGCAGGAGCGGCCAGACCCAAGGATGTGCTTCCTGTGGCAAATCCTTCTCCTGCTACTTCAAGGCAGAGCCCGTGTACCAGCTCCCCTGCGGGCACCTGCTGTGCCGGCCCTGCCTGGCCGAGCGCCAGAAGGCTCCGGCTTCCCCCGTCCCCTGCGGGAGCTGCAAGAGGGCGGCGGCCACGCAGGACATCAGGAGGGTTCACTTCTGA